From one Bos javanicus breed banteng chromosome 15, ARS-OSU_banteng_1.0, whole genome shotgun sequence genomic stretch:
- the LOC133227081 gene encoding olfactory receptor 4B1: MASTNNVTELIISGLFQDPEVQRGCFAVFLPMYLATVVGNGLIVLMVRVSKSLRSPMYFFLSHLSLVEISYSSTVVPKFITDLLSKIKTISLEGCLAQIFFFHFLGVSEILLLVVMAYDRYVAICKPLHYMSIMNRQLCHILVAGSWFGGFLHSIIQILITIQLPFCGPNVIDHYFCDLQPLFKLACTDTSVEGVVVLANSGLIALCSFLLLVSSYIVILVNLRNHSAEGRRKALSTCASHVTVVILFFGPAIFLYMRPSSTFTEDKLVAVFYTVVTPMLNPIIYTLRNAEVKVAMRRLWGKKKNSGLE, translated from the coding sequence ATGGCGAGTACAAATAATGTGACTGAGTTAATTATCAGCGGTCTTTTCCAGGACCCAGAGGTGCAGAGAGGGTGCTTTGCGGTGTTTCTTCCCATGTACTTGGCCACGGTGGTGGGCAATGGCCTCATTGTTCTGATGGTTAGAGTCAGTAAGAGCCTGCGttcccccatgtacttcttccttagTCATCTGTCGCTGGTGGAGATCAGTTACTCCTCTACTGTTGTCCCTAAATTCATCACAGACTTACTTTCCAAGATTAAAACCATCTCCCTGGAGGGTTGTCTGGCTCAGATATTCTTCTTTCACTTCTTGGGGGTCTCTGAGATCCTCTTGCTCGTGGTGATGGCTTATGACCGCTATGTCGCCATCTGCAAACCTCTTCATTATATGAGCATTATGAACCGTCAGCTGTGTCACATACTAGTAGCTGGTTCCTGGTTTGGGGGCTTTCTTCACTCCATAATTCAGATTCTCATCACCATCCAATTGCCCTTCTGCGGTCCCAATGTGATTGATCACTACTTCTGTGACCTCCAGCCATTATTCAAGCTTGCCTGCACTGACACCTCTGTGGAGGGGGTCGTTGTGTTGGCCAACAgtggcttaattgctctgtgcTCCTTCCTCCTCTTGGTGTCCTCCTATATTGTCATCCTGGTCAACTTGAGGAACCATTCAGCAGAGGGGAGACGCAAAGCCCTCTCCACCTGTGCCTCTCACGTCACGGTGGTCATCTTGTTCTTTGGACCCGCCATCTTCCTCTACATGCGGCCCTCCTCCACCTTCACTGAGGACAAGCTGGTGGCCGTGTTCTACACGGTGGTcacccccatgctgaaccccatCATCTACACACTCAGAAATGCAGAGGTGAAAGTTGCCATGAGGAGGTTGTGGGGCAAAAAGAAGAACTCAGGGCTGGAGTGA
- the LOC133227080 gene encoding olfactory receptor 4B1-like, with the protein MDSMARTDNVTELIISGLFQDPEVQRACFAVFLPMYLATVVGNGLIVLTVRVSKSLRSPMYFFLSHLSLVEISYSSTIVPKFITDLLVKIKTISLKGCLAQIFFSHFLGVTEIFLLVVMAYDRYVAICKPLHYMNIMSHRLCHALVASSWLGGFFHSIIQILITIQLPFCGPNVIDHYFCDLHPLFKLACTDTSVEGVVVLANSGLISVFSFLLLVSSYIVILVNLRNHSADGRRKALSTCASHVTVVILFFGPAIFLYMRPSSTFTEDKLVAVFYTVVTPMLNPIIYTLRNAEVKVAMRRLWGKKKNSGLE; encoded by the coding sequence ATGGATTCCATGGCGAggactgataatgtgactgagttAATTATCAGCGGTCTTTTCCAGGACCCAGAGGTGCAGAGAGCATGCTTTGCGGTGTTTCTGCCCATGTACTTGGCCACGGTGGTGGGCAATGGCCTCATTGTTCTGACGGTTAGAGTCAGTAAGAGCCTGCGttcccccatgtacttcttccttagCCACCTGTCGCTGGTGGAGATCAGTTACTCCTCTACTATTGTCCCTAAATTCATCACAGACTTACTTGTCAAGATTAAGACCATCTCTCTGAAAGGCTGTCTGGCTCAGATATTCTTCTCCCATTTTTTGGGGGTCACTGAGATCTTTTTGCTTGTGGTGATGGCTTATGACCGCTATGTAGCCATCTGCAAACCTCTTCATTATATGAATATTATGAGCCATCGACTGTGTCATGCGCTGGTGGCTAGTTCCTGGCTTGGAGGCTTTTTTCACTCCATAATTCAGATTCTCATCACCATCCAATTGCCCTTCTGTGGTCCCAATGTGATTGACCACTACTTCTGTGACCTCCATCCCTTGTTCAAGCTTGCCTGCACTGACACCTCTGTGGAGGGGGTCGTTGTGTTGGCCAACAGTGGATTaatctctgtcttctccttcctcctcttggtGTCCTCATACATTGTCATCCTGGTCAACTTGAGGAACCATTCAGCAGACGGAAGACGTAAAGCCCTCTCCACCTGTGCCTCTCACGTCACGGTGGTCATCTTGTTCTTTGGACCCGCCATCTTCCTCTACATGCGGCCCTCCTCCACCTTCACTGAGGACAAGCTGGTGGCCGTGTTCTACACGGTGGTcacccccatgctgaaccccatCATCTACACACTCAGAAATGCAGAGGTGAAAGTTGCCATGAGGAGGTTGTGGGGCAAAAAGAAGAACTCAGGGCTGGAGTGA